One genomic segment of Mycolicibacterium chubuense NBB4 includes these proteins:
- a CDS encoding AI-2E family transporter translates to MSARASFDSFADNSVSPLVRKSAAWAWRLLVILAAIVTLLWLVLRLEILFVPVALATILAALLMPVVDFLDRHGAPRGGAVALVLLSGIALFGGLLAFVVTQFVEGAPALVGQVSTSIEGVTRWLTDGPLHVSPQQINQARDAVIQALRSNQEKLTSGALSTASTVTEIITGALLVLFTLIFLLHGGRNIFAFVTRVFPGHVRVRVRDAGRAGFHSLIGYVRATFLVALVDATGIGVGLAIMGVPLALPLASLVFLGAFIPLVGAVVTGFLAVIVALIAKGFVYALITLGLIIAVQQLEGHVLQPLVMGRAVSIHPLAIILVIAGGGVLAGIVGALLAVPVLAFLNSAIRVLLAEDPAAEQEAMEADEGPVVSAEADDVAVDRDDYSGARDD, encoded by the coding sequence ATGTCCGCCCGCGCGTCCTTCGACAGCTTCGCCGACAACTCGGTGAGCCCCCTCGTTCGCAAGTCGGCCGCGTGGGCGTGGCGCCTGCTGGTGATCCTCGCCGCGATCGTCACGCTGCTGTGGCTCGTCCTGCGCTTGGAGATCCTGTTCGTCCCGGTGGCGCTGGCCACCATCCTGGCCGCGCTGTTGATGCCTGTCGTCGACTTTCTCGATCGGCACGGCGCCCCGCGCGGCGGCGCGGTCGCCCTGGTGCTGCTGAGCGGCATCGCGCTGTTCGGCGGGTTGCTGGCGTTCGTGGTCACCCAGTTCGTGGAAGGCGCACCCGCGCTGGTGGGGCAGGTGTCCACCAGCATCGAGGGCGTCACCAGGTGGCTGACCGACGGCCCGCTGCACGTCAGCCCGCAGCAGATCAACCAGGCCCGCGACGCGGTGATCCAGGCGCTGCGCAGCAACCAGGAGAAGCTCACCAGCGGCGCTCTGTCCACGGCCAGCACGGTGACCGAGATCATCACCGGCGCGCTGCTGGTGCTGTTCACGCTCATCTTCCTGCTGCACGGCGGGCGCAACATCTTCGCCTTCGTCACCAGGGTCTTCCCCGGGCATGTGCGCGTCCGGGTCCGCGACGCCGGCCGCGCCGGCTTCCACTCGCTGATCGGCTACGTGCGCGCGACCTTCCTCGTCGCGCTGGTCGACGCCACCGGCATCGGGGTGGGGCTGGCGATCATGGGGGTGCCGCTGGCGCTTCCGCTGGCGTCCCTGGTGTTCCTCGGCGCGTTCATCCCGCTGGTCGGTGCCGTGGTCACCGGGTTCCTGGCCGTGATCGTCGCGCTGATCGCCAAGGGCTTCGTCTATGCGCTCATCACGCTCGGGTTGATCATCGCCGTCCAGCAGCTCGAGGGCCATGTGCTCCAGCCGCTGGTGATGGGCCGCGCCGTCTCGATCCACCCGCTGGCGATCATCCTCGTGATCGCGGGCGGTGGTGTGCTCGCAGGCATCGTCGGAGCCCTGCTGGCCGTACCGGTGCTGGCGTTCCTCAACAGCGCGATCCGCGTGCTGCTCGCCGAGGACCCCGCCGCCGAACAGGAGGCGATGGAAGCCGACGAGGGTCCGGTGGTCAGCGCCGAAGCCGACGACGTCGCGGTGGATCGCGACGATTACAGCGGCGCGCGCGACGACTGA
- a CDS encoding YihY/virulence factor BrkB family protein, whose product MTEARIDDWHTGERRKPPDPDDPAKPDSPDDLTKASWLYVLRKTAREFSGDQCTDLAAALTYYAVLSLFPALLVMVSLLGVVGQGRRTTQAMLDAAGTVVPASALDMLRQPIQQVVESPSAGVTLVFSALAALWTASGYVGAFGRAVNRIYEVGEGRPMWKLRPLQLVLTLAGLVLAAAVAFMLAVSGPVADAVGSAIGLGSAAQTAWSIVKWPVILVCVSLAVAILYYATPNVRQPKFVWLSVGSAIAILVWVVASIGFGFYVSNFGSYNKTYGTLAGVIVFLLWLWLTNLALLFGAELDAELERGRQLQAGIPAERELQLPPKDTRGVEKNEAAQEKDVTLGRRLRRSRGRRL is encoded by the coding sequence ATGACAGAGGCCCGGATCGACGACTGGCACACCGGCGAACGGCGGAAGCCGCCAGATCCCGACGATCCGGCCAAGCCCGACTCACCCGACGACCTGACCAAGGCGTCGTGGTTGTACGTGCTGCGCAAGACCGCCCGCGAGTTCAGCGGTGACCAGTGCACCGACCTGGCCGCGGCACTGACCTACTACGCCGTGCTGTCGCTGTTCCCCGCCCTACTGGTGATGGTGTCGCTGCTCGGCGTGGTCGGCCAGGGCCGGCGCACCACCCAGGCGATGCTCGACGCGGCGGGCACCGTGGTGCCCGCCTCAGCGCTCGACATGCTGCGCCAGCCGATCCAGCAGGTCGTCGAGAGCCCCTCCGCGGGGGTGACTCTGGTGTTCAGCGCGCTCGCGGCGCTGTGGACGGCGTCGGGATACGTCGGCGCGTTCGGCCGGGCGGTGAACCGGATCTACGAGGTCGGTGAAGGACGCCCGATGTGGAAGCTACGGCCGTTGCAGCTGGTGTTGACGCTGGCCGGGCTGGTGCTGGCCGCGGCCGTGGCGTTCATGCTCGCGGTCAGCGGCCCGGTGGCCGACGCCGTGGGCAGTGCGATCGGTCTGGGCAGCGCCGCGCAGACGGCCTGGTCGATCGTCAAGTGGCCGGTCATCCTCGTCTGCGTCTCGCTGGCGGTGGCGATCCTCTACTACGCGACACCGAACGTGAGGCAGCCGAAGTTCGTCTGGCTCAGCGTCGGCTCGGCGATCGCGATCCTGGTGTGGGTGGTGGCGTCGATCGGGTTCGGCTTCTACGTGAGCAACTTCGGCAGCTACAACAAGACCTACGGCACGCTGGCCGGCGTCATCGTGTTCCTGCTGTGGCTGTGGCTGACCAACCTGGCCCTGCTGTTCGGCGCGGAACTCGACGCGGAGCTCGAGCGCGGACGGCAGCTGCAGGCCGGCATTCCCGCCGAGCGCGAGCTGCAGTTGCCGCCGAAGGACACCCGGGGCGTCGAGAAGAACGAGGCGGCCCAGGAGAAGGACGTCACACTCGGGCGCCGGCTGCGCCGCAGCCGCGGCCGCAGGCTGTAG
- a CDS encoding DUF3054 domain-containing protein, with product MSNAERPAASTALKALAADVVCIVVFAAIGRRSHAEGLTIGGIAETAWPFLTGTGVGWLLVQGWKRPTSLAPTGVVVWICTVALAMVLRKATSAGTAASFIVVASVVTGVLLLGWRAAVRLFLRRSHRQVRI from the coding sequence ATGTCGAACGCTGAGCGCCCGGCCGCCTCGACGGCGCTGAAGGCCCTTGCCGCGGACGTCGTCTGCATCGTCGTGTTCGCCGCGATCGGGCGCCGCAGTCACGCCGAGGGATTGACCATCGGCGGGATCGCCGAGACCGCGTGGCCGTTTCTGACCGGGACCGGCGTGGGTTGGCTGCTGGTGCAGGGCTGGAAGCGGCCCACATCGCTCGCCCCCACGGGCGTGGTGGTGTGGATCTGCACGGTGGCGCTCGCGATGGTGCTGCGCAAGGCCACCTCCGCGGGCACCGCCGCCAGTTTCATCGTCGTCGCGTCCGTGGTGACCGGCGTGCTGCTGCTCGGGTGGCGAGCGGCCGTCCGGCTGTTCCTCCGCCGCTCACACCGGCAGGTGCGGATCTGA
- a CDS encoding MMPL family transporter, with protein sequence MFAWWGRTVYRYRYIVIGVMVALCLGGGVYGISLGQHVTQSGFYDDGSQSVQASVTGDDVYGRDRTSHVVAILTPPDGKKVTDPAWMKKVTGELNDVVDKHKDQIVSWVGWLRAPDSASETVQQMKTGDGSKTFVSIPLKGDNDDTILKNYQTVEPALRQVNDGRIQLAGLNPLASELTGTIAEDQKRGEILGVPIVCVVLFFVFGGIVAAALPGIIGGLTIAGALGIMRLVAEFTPVNFFAQPVVTLIGLGIAIDYGLFIVSRFREELAEGYDTEAAVRRAVMTSGRTVVFSAVIIVASSLPLLLFPLGFLKSITYAMIATVMLSAILSITVLPAALGILGRNVDALGVRTLLRVPFFRNWKPMRVYLEWLAAKTQKTKTRAEVEKGFWGRLVNVVMKRPIAYAAPITIVMILLIVPLGNLALGAISERYLPPDNPVRIAQEDFDKNFPGFRTNPLTIVIKSDDGQPVTDQEIADVRAKAKTVSGFTDPDNDPSKMWQERSVQEGGSKDPSVRVIQNGLVNPNNAGQKIEELRALSPPHGTTLSIGGAPALEYDSIHGLFAKLPLMVTLLIVTTTILMFLAFGSVVLPIKAAVMSALTLGSTMGILTWMFVDGHGSSLLNFSSQPLMAPMIGMIIAIIWGLSTDYEVFLVSRMVEARERGMSTAEAIRIGTATTGRLITAAALVLAVVAGAFAFSDLVMMKYLAFGLLIALLLDATIIRMFLVPAIMKLLGDDCWWAPRWMKRVQEKLGLGETELPDERKRPLVRETAPAEALVGAGGPPAMRPRPLPPHDPGHPAAEHAPQSGATARISTPARPSGPSAAGTTRIPSAPPRASAPPAPAAAPDEPQTTRLSSAKNAVRNAVSSAAAMTQRTQQRAPEPPAPTAPPAPREEREIESWLGDLRGTGAPGAAAPAQPPRPSAEQTRAMPDPGGNEPTTAIPAQRAPEDRDRESRHQPADDPAEATRAIPTARPSSDADAATEKLNTRGEDEKSRRGGNGLSAQELLRREGRL encoded by the coding sequence GTGTTCGCCTGGTGGGGTCGAACGGTCTACCGGTACCGATACATAGTGATCGGTGTCATGGTCGCACTGTGCCTGGGCGGCGGCGTCTACGGCATCAGCTTGGGACAGCACGTCACCCAGAGTGGTTTCTACGACGACGGCAGCCAGTCCGTGCAAGCGTCTGTCACTGGCGACGACGTCTACGGTCGTGATCGCACCAGCCACGTCGTCGCGATCTTGACGCCCCCGGACGGTAAGAAGGTGACCGATCCAGCATGGATGAAAAAGGTCACCGGCGAGCTCAACGACGTCGTCGACAAGCACAAGGACCAGATTGTCAGCTGGGTAGGCTGGCTGCGCGCTCCCGACAGCGCGTCCGAGACCGTCCAGCAGATGAAGACCGGCGACGGCTCGAAGACCTTCGTCAGCATCCCGCTCAAGGGTGACAACGACGACACGATTCTGAAGAACTACCAAACTGTCGAACCGGCGCTGCGCCAGGTCAATGACGGCCGCATCCAGCTGGCCGGCCTCAATCCGCTGGCCAGCGAACTCACGGGAACCATCGCCGAAGATCAGAAGCGAGGCGAGATTCTCGGTGTCCCGATCGTATGCGTCGTGCTGTTCTTCGTGTTCGGCGGAATCGTCGCCGCGGCGCTGCCCGGTATCATCGGCGGCCTGACGATCGCCGGCGCGCTGGGCATCATGCGACTGGTCGCGGAATTCACGCCGGTCAACTTCTTTGCGCAGCCGGTCGTGACGCTGATCGGTCTCGGTATCGCGATCGACTACGGCCTGTTCATAGTCAGCAGATTTCGCGAGGAACTCGCCGAGGGTTACGACACCGAGGCCGCGGTCAGACGCGCGGTGATGACGTCGGGACGTACCGTCGTTTTTTCTGCCGTCATCATTGTTGCGTCGTCGCTGCCGTTGCTGCTGTTCCCACTCGGCTTTCTGAAGTCGATCACCTACGCGATGATCGCGACGGTCATGCTTTCGGCGATCCTGTCGATCACCGTGCTGCCCGCCGCGCTGGGCATCCTGGGCCGCAACGTCGACGCGCTCGGGGTGCGCACGCTGCTGCGGGTGCCGTTCTTCCGCAACTGGAAGCCTATGCGCGTCTACCTCGAGTGGTTGGCAGCCAAGACGCAGAAGACCAAGACCCGCGCCGAGGTCGAAAAGGGCTTCTGGGGCCGGCTGGTCAACGTGGTGATGAAGCGGCCCATCGCCTACGCAGCGCCAATCACTATCGTGATGATCCTGCTGATCGTGCCTCTGGGAAACCTAGCCCTCGGCGCCATCAGCGAAAGATATCTCCCCCCCGATAACCCGGTTCGCATAGCGCAGGAGGACTTCGACAAGAATTTCCCGGGGTTCCGGACGAACCCGTTGACCATCGTGATCAAGAGCGACGACGGTCAGCCGGTCACGGATCAGGAAATTGCCGACGTGCGTGCCAAGGCGAAGACGGTTTCAGGATTCACCGATCCCGACAACGATCCTTCCAAAATGTGGCAGGAACGGTCGGTGCAGGAGGGCGGGTCGAAGGATCCGTCGGTTCGGGTGATCCAAAACGGCCTGGTGAATCCGAACAACGCCGGGCAAAAGATTGAGGAGTTGCGGGCGCTATCACCCCCGCACGGCACCACGCTCTCGATCGGGGGCGCACCGGCGCTGGAGTACGACAGCATCCACGGACTCTTTGCCAAGCTTCCCCTGATGGTGACGTTGCTGATCGTCACCACAACGATCCTGATGTTCTTGGCTTTCGGCTCGGTGGTGCTGCCGATCAAGGCCGCGGTGATGAGCGCTCTGACGTTGGGCTCGACGATGGGCATCCTGACATGGATGTTCGTCGACGGTCACGGGTCCAGCCTGCTCAACTTTTCCTCTCAGCCGTTGATGGCGCCGATGATCGGCATGATCATCGCCATCATCTGGGGCCTATCCACTGACTACGAGGTGTTCCTCGTGTCCCGCATGGTGGAGGCGCGCGAACGCGGGATGTCGACCGCGGAGGCGATTCGCATCGGCACGGCCACGACTGGCCGGTTGATCACCGCGGCGGCACTCGTGTTGGCCGTCGTCGCCGGGGCCTTCGCGTTCTCCGACCTGGTGATGATGAAGTACCTGGCCTTCGGCCTGCTGATCGCGCTGCTGCTCGACGCGACGATCATCCGGATGTTCCTGGTGCCGGCGATCATGAAGCTGCTCGGCGACGATTGCTGGTGGGCGCCGCGCTGGATGAAACGGGTCCAGGAGAAGCTCGGCCTCGGCGAGACCGAGCTGCCGGACGAGCGCAAGCGTCCGCTGGTCCGCGAGACCGCCCCCGCCGAGGCTCTCGTCGGCGCCGGCGGTCCCCCGGCGATGCGGCCCCGGCCGCTGCCGCCGCACGATCCCGGCCATCCGGCCGCCGAACATGCCCCGCAGTCCGGGGCGACGGCCCGGATCAGCACCCCGGCGCGGCCCAGCGGCCCCTCGGCGGCGGGCACCACGCGCATCCCGAGCGCACCGCCGCGGGCCTCGGCCCCGCCGGCGCCGGCTGCTGCCCCCGATGAGCCGCAGACCACCCGGCTGTCGAGCGCCAAGAACGCGGTGCGTAACGCGGTCAGCAGCGCCGCGGCGATGACCCAGCGCACGCAGCAGCGCGCTCCGGAGCCGCCCGCACCGACCGCGCCGCCCGCGCCCCGTGAGGAGCGCGAGATCGAGTCGTGGCTCGGCGACCTGCGCGGCACGGGTGCCCCCGGTGCCGCAGCACCGGCTCAGCCGCCGCGGCCGTCGGCGGAACAGACCCGCGCGATGCCCGACCCCGGCGGCAACGAGCCGACCACGGCGATCCCCGCTCAGCGCGCACCGGAGGACAGGGACCGCGAGTCGCGTCACCAGCCGGCCGACGACCCGGCCGAGGCGACCCGCGCGATCCCCACGGCGCGGCCGTCCTCCGACGCCGACGCCGCGACCGAGAAGCTCAACACCCGCGGCGAGGACGAGAAGTCCCGGCGCGGAGGCAACGGGCTCAGCGCACAGGAGTTGCTGCGGCGCGAGGGCAGGCTGTAG
- a CDS encoding lysylphosphatidylglycerol synthase transmembrane domain-containing protein: MAAPGGPERATRGKYWWLRWVVLAVALIVLAVELTLVREQLAKAWKSVHSADWMWLMVAAVAAMASMHSFAQIQRTLLSSAGVHVRQWRSEAAFYAGNALSTTMPGGPVLSATFVYRQQRIWGASPLVASWQLVMSGVLQVIGLALLGLSGAFLLGASKNPLSLIFSLGGFVAIILLAQAVATRPELIEGIGVRVLSWVNSVRGKSPGTGLAKWREILTQLESVQLGRRDLGVAFSWSLFNWIADVGCLLFACYATGGHPSLAGVTVAYAAARAVGSIPLMPGGLLVVEAVLVPGLVSSGMPLASAISAMLIYRLISWIFIAAIGWVVFFFMFRTEKDIDPDSRGTTGSAAGPGGPAAQFSPDPEAPHPPDDAGGP, from the coding sequence GTGGCGGCGCCCGGCGGCCCGGAGCGGGCCACCCGCGGCAAGTACTGGTGGCTGCGGTGGGTGGTCCTCGCGGTCGCACTGATCGTGCTGGCCGTCGAACTCACGCTGGTGCGCGAACAACTGGCCAAGGCGTGGAAGAGCGTGCACTCGGCGGACTGGATGTGGCTGATGGTCGCCGCCGTCGCGGCGATGGCGTCGATGCACAGCTTCGCCCAGATCCAGCGCACGCTGCTGAGTTCCGCCGGCGTCCACGTGCGCCAGTGGCGCTCCGAAGCCGCGTTCTACGCCGGAAACGCGTTGTCGACCACGATGCCGGGCGGACCGGTGCTGTCGGCGACGTTCGTGTACCGGCAGCAGCGCATCTGGGGCGCTTCGCCCCTGGTGGCGTCCTGGCAGCTGGTCATGTCGGGCGTGCTGCAGGTCATCGGCCTCGCGCTGCTCGGCCTGAGCGGAGCTTTCCTGCTCGGTGCCAGCAAGAATCCGCTGTCGCTGATCTTCTCCCTCGGCGGGTTCGTCGCGATCATCCTGCTGGCGCAGGCGGTGGCGACCCGGCCCGAGCTGATCGAGGGCATCGGCGTGCGGGTGCTCTCGTGGGTCAACTCGGTGCGGGGCAAGTCGCCGGGCACCGGGCTGGCGAAATGGCGCGAGATCCTCACCCAGCTGGAGTCGGTGCAGCTGGGCCGCCGCGATCTCGGGGTCGCCTTCAGCTGGTCGTTGTTCAACTGGATCGCCGATGTCGGCTGCCTGCTGTTCGCCTGCTACGCCACCGGGGGCCACCCGTCCCTGGCCGGGGTGACCGTGGCGTACGCGGCCGCGCGTGCGGTCGGCTCGATCCCGCTGATGCCCGGCGGCCTGCTCGTCGTCGAGGCCGTCCTGGTCCCCGGGCTGGTGTCGAGCGGAATGCCGCTGGCGTCGGCAATCTCGGCGATGCTGATCTACCGGCTGATCAGCTGGATCTTCATCGCCGCCATCGGGTGGGTGGTGTTCTTCTTCATGTTCCGCACGGAGAAGGACATCGATCCGGACTCCCGCGGCACCACCGGATCCGCGGCCGGGCCGGGCGGTCCGGCCGCGCAGTTCAGCCCCGATCCCGAGGCGCCCCACCCCCCGGACGACGCAGGCGGGCCGTAG
- a CDS encoding hemophore encodes MDSLSAFTARRTRSALGAAFALTAAGGIGAVVLTGPATPAVMAATDPCAASEVARTAGAVATNTGAYLDTHPQTNQALTLIYQQQGGPQSLGALKSYFDANPLVAADLQRLQQPLASLAGKCKLPVTLPQVLGLMQAVQQPAQGGSGAPAAPAPAPRATVSPQGAGPVPGPGAAPQ; translated from the coding sequence ATGGATTCACTCTCGGCATTCACCGCGCGCAGGACACGGTCGGCGTTGGGGGCCGCGTTCGCCCTCACGGCCGCCGGCGGGATCGGCGCGGTCGTGCTGACCGGCCCCGCAACCCCGGCGGTGATGGCCGCGACGGACCCGTGTGCGGCCAGCGAGGTCGCCAGGACGGCCGGCGCGGTGGCCACCAACACCGGCGCCTACCTGGACACTCACCCGCAGACCAACCAGGCGCTCACGCTGATCTATCAGCAGCAGGGCGGTCCCCAGTCGCTCGGCGCCCTGAAGTCCTACTTCGACGCCAACCCGCTGGTCGCCGCCGACCTGCAACGGCTGCAGCAGCCCCTGGCGTCGCTGGCGGGAAAGTGCAAGCTTCCGGTGACGCTGCCGCAGGTCCTGGGCCTGATGCAGGCCGTGCAGCAGCCCGCCCAGGGTGGCTCCGGAGCCCCGGCCGCGCCGGCTCCGGCCCCGCGCGCGACGGTCAGTCCGCAGGGCGCCGGACCGGTCCCCGGCCCCGGCGCGGCGCCGCAGTGA
- a CDS encoding sensor histidine kinase, which produces MRLPRFLRSASLRTRVAIAAAAAAAAVVAAFTVLTSLVLANNDAVQLDRRLDAIVDASMFPEQLSDARRGVLTTGRSRSSGQVVFQRGFQLPALPPGTETVTVNGVEYRVRTIPMEQDGGVLMSVGIRADSILLNRARVPLYIAVGVVTVLIAAGLGWLLAGPAIRPLRKLTEHTKRLGKGTEEMPAVQGVREAEDLSEAMSAMLDRLAAAQRATTNSLEAARDFAANAAHELRTPLTAMRADLDTLRIHDLPEDERAEVVADLSRAQRRVEAIITALGQLASGELAQAEDREVIDVTDLLDRVARDNMRVAREVDIVVEAADDLGTAWGWPGGLRLAVDNLVRNAITHGQASRIVLAAQRHHDVITIVVDDNGIGLPADEHEAVLGRFSRGSNAAPGGSGLGLALVAQQASLHGGTIELSDGPLGGLRATLTVSISPVPQHDSDPHLPV; this is translated from the coding sequence GTGAGACTTCCCCGGTTCCTCCGGTCGGCCTCCCTGCGCACCCGGGTCGCCATCGCCGCGGCGGCCGCGGCGGCTGCGGTGGTCGCCGCCTTCACCGTGCTGACCTCGCTGGTGCTGGCGAACAACGACGCCGTCCAGCTCGACCGGCGCCTCGACGCGATCGTCGACGCCAGCATGTTCCCCGAGCAGCTCTCCGATGCCCGCCGCGGCGTGCTGACGACCGGACGGTCGCGGTCGTCGGGGCAGGTGGTGTTCCAGCGGGGCTTCCAGTTGCCCGCGCTGCCTCCCGGCACCGAGACCGTGACGGTCAACGGGGTCGAGTACCGGGTGCGGACGATCCCGATGGAACAGGACGGCGGCGTGCTGATGTCGGTCGGCATCCGCGCCGACAGCATCCTGCTCAACCGTGCCCGGGTGCCGCTCTACATCGCCGTCGGCGTGGTGACCGTGCTCATCGCTGCGGGCCTGGGCTGGCTGCTCGCCGGCCCGGCGATCCGGCCGCTGCGCAAGCTCACCGAGCACACCAAACGCCTCGGCAAGGGCACCGAGGAGATGCCCGCGGTGCAGGGCGTGCGCGAGGCGGAGGACCTGTCGGAGGCGATGAGCGCGATGCTCGACCGCCTCGCCGCCGCGCAGCGGGCCACCACGAACTCCCTGGAGGCGGCACGGGACTTCGCCGCCAACGCCGCGCACGAGTTGCGCACGCCGCTGACCGCGATGCGCGCCGATCTGGACACGCTGCGCATCCACGACCTGCCCGAGGACGAGCGCGCCGAGGTGGTGGCCGACCTGTCCCGGGCGCAGCGCCGGGTCGAGGCGATCATCACCGCGCTGGGTCAGCTGGCGTCCGGCGAGTTGGCGCAGGCCGAGGACCGCGAGGTCATCGACGTCACCGACCTGCTGGACCGGGTGGCCCGCGACAACATGCGCGTGGCCCGCGAGGTGGACATCGTCGTCGAGGCGGCCGACGACCTCGGCACCGCGTGGGGCTGGCCGGGCGGCCTGCGCCTGGCGGTCGACAATCTGGTGCGCAACGCCATCACCCACGGGCAGGCCTCGCGGATCGTGCTCGCGGCGCAACGGCACCACGACGTGATCACGATCGTCGTCGACGACAACGGCATCGGCCTGCCCGCCGACGAGCACGAGGCGGTGCTGGGGCGGTTCTCGCGCGGGAGCAACGCCGCGCCGGGCGGCTCGGGACTGGGCCTGGCGCTGGTGGCTCAGCAGGCGAGTCTGCACGGTGGCACGATCGAACTCTCCGACGGGCCGCTCGGTGGCCTGCGCGCGACGCTTACGGTGTCGATATCACCTGTGCCGCAGCATGATTCAGATCCGCACCTGCCGGTGTGA
- a CDS encoding heme-binding protein, with translation MLLSAPSVRRAAVGAGALGAVLFGAVPMASAQPAPYPPNCTAADFSGVASGVSASSSAYLFTHPDVNAFFTSLHGLPREEVRTKVIDYMNANPQVKSEMGAIRQPLVDIKLRCGFTPQDSNGPNVP, from the coding sequence ATGTTGCTTTCGGCCCCCTCCGTGCGACGCGCCGCTGTGGGCGCTGGCGCGCTGGGTGCGGTGCTCTTCGGCGCCGTACCCATGGCGTCCGCTCAACCCGCCCCGTACCCGCCGAACTGCACCGCGGCCGACTTCTCGGGTGTGGCCTCCGGCGTCTCGGCGTCCTCGTCGGCGTACCTGTTCACCCACCCTGACGTCAACGCGTTCTTCACCAGCCTGCACGGGCTGCCGCGTGAGGAGGTGCGGACCAAGGTCATCGACTACATGAACGCCAATCCCCAGGTGAAGTCCGAGATGGGTGCGATCCGTCAGCCGCTGGTGGACATCAAGCTCCGCTGCGGCTTCACGCCTCAGGACTCCAACGGACCCAACGTCCCGTAG
- a CDS encoding response regulator transcription factor yields MGDRVDAPPARGGEPSTQDGAGRTVLMVDDDPDVRTSVARGLRHSGFDVRVAATGKEALRLLSSESHDALVLDVQMPELDGVAVVTALRALGNDIPICVLSARDTVNDRIAGLEAGADDYLTKPFDLGELVARLHALLRRAHHSDPTSDTMTVGSLTIDTARRLVFVAGERVELTKREFDLLAALAENAGVVLSRQRLLELVWGYDFDVDTNVADVFVSYLRRKLERDDLPRVIHTVRGIGYVLREEP; encoded by the coding sequence ATGGGAGACAGGGTGGATGCTCCGCCCGCTCGTGGGGGGGAGCCATCCACCCAGGATGGTGCGGGTCGGACGGTGTTGATGGTCGACGACGACCCGGATGTGCGGACCTCGGTGGCCCGGGGTCTGCGGCACTCCGGGTTCGACGTTCGTGTCGCCGCGACCGGTAAGGAAGCGCTGCGGCTGCTGTCCAGCGAATCGCACGACGCGCTCGTGCTGGACGTGCAGATGCCCGAGCTCGACGGCGTCGCGGTGGTGACGGCGCTGCGGGCCCTGGGCAACGACATCCCGATCTGCGTGCTGTCGGCGCGAGACACCGTCAACGACCGAATCGCCGGACTCGAGGCGGGCGCCGACGACTACCTGACCAAACCGTTCGACCTCGGCGAGCTGGTCGCCCGCCTGCACGCACTGCTGCGGCGGGCGCACCACTCCGACCCCACCTCGGACACGATGACGGTCGGCTCGCTGACCATCGACACGGCCCGGCGGCTGGTGTTCGTTGCCGGCGAGCGGGTGGAACTGACCAAGCGGGAGTTCGACCTGCTGGCCGCGCTCGCCGAGAACGCCGGCGTCGTGCTGAGCCGACAGCGCCTGCTCGAGCTGGTCTGGGGCTACGACTTCGACGTCGACACCAACGTCGCCGACGTCTTCGTGTCCTACCTGCGCCGCAAGTTGGAGCGCGACGACCTGCCGCGGGTGATCCACACGGTGCGCGGCATCGGATATGTGCTGCGGGAGGAACCGTGA